In a single window of the Candidatus Margulisiibacteriota bacterium genome:
- a CDS encoding class I SAM-dependent methyltransferase, protein MPKKAHDFYEQVNRETHYTTGDLQNHDALPYIEKFINDFQLTKKKCLEIGSGKGLYQDMVEDYTGMDVAENLRKYYHKPYVTVAVDGYYPLPDNTFDAIWTWNTHEHIESLNLALNELKRVLKPGGVVLFNPAWQCNKWAAEGYEVRPFSDFNIWGKLVKLSIPLRKNFVFKYSLILSKRLLRHLLFLTGKKYRTMPRGKLKPSYDKYWTADSDAINCLDQHAAILWFESNGFRCISHPLPWKPLFCRKVPVFRKV, encoded by the coding sequence ATGCCAAAAAAAGCTCATGATTTTTACGAGCAGGTTAACAGAGAAACCCATTACACAACAGGAGACCTGCAAAACCACGATGCCCTGCCCTATATTGAAAAATTCATCAATGATTTCCAGTTAACAAAGAAAAAATGTCTGGAAATCGGATCAGGCAAGGGGCTTTATCAGGATATGGTTGAGGATTATACCGGAATGGATGTGGCAGAAAACCTGCGAAAATATTATCACAAACCTTATGTTACAGTTGCAGTGGACGGCTACTATCCTTTGCCGGACAATACCTTTGACGCCATCTGGACATGGAACACACACGAACATATAGAAAGCCTGAATTTGGCATTAAATGAACTGAAAAGGGTATTAAAGCCCGGAGGAGTTGTGTTGTTCAATCCGGCCTGGCAGTGCAACAAATGGGCAGCTGAAGGCTATGAAGTGCGGCCTTTTTCCGATTTCAATATCTGGGGAAAATTAGTAAAACTATCCATCCCTTTAAGAAAAAATTTTGTTTTTAAATATAGCTTAATACTCAGTAAACGTCTGCTGAGGCATCTATTATTCTTAACCGGTAAAAAGTACCGGACAATGCCCAGAGGCAAGCTCAAACCATCCTATGACAAATACTGGACAGCTGACTCCGACGCTATTAATTGTCTGGACCAGCATGCTGCCATCCTCTGGTTCGAAAGTAACGGCTTCCGCTGTATTTCGCATCCCCTGCCCTGGAAACCTTTGTTCTGCCGCAAAGTACCGGTATTTAGAAAAGTTTAA
- a CDS encoding glycosyltransferase family 2 protein, translating to MSISYKNGEKKVVVVMPAFNAEKTLRNTYNDIPQEYVDEIILVDDASKDNTVELAKSLNLKVIEHKNNGGYGANQKTCYKEALKIDADIVIMIHPDHQYSPKYIPQLITPILDGKCDAVFGSRMLGGEFFEGGMPRWKFIANVFLTAIENIVLGMFLTECHSGLRAYSAKYLKTIKFQKNSNDFVFDTEIIVQGIHNKLKIYEIPIETRYFDDASQIGFGKSLKYGLSILLVMGKFMFHKHKLKKYSIL from the coding sequence ATGTCCATCTCCTATAAAAACGGTGAAAAAAAAGTAGTTGTGGTAATGCCGGCGTTTAACGCGGAAAAAACTCTGCGGAACACCTACAACGATATACCGCAAGAATATGTCGACGAAATTATTCTGGTGGATGACGCCAGTAAAGATAATACCGTGGAGTTGGCAAAAAGCTTAAATTTAAAGGTAATTGAGCATAAAAATAACGGCGGTTACGGCGCCAATCAGAAAACCTGCTATAAAGAAGCTTTAAAAATAGACGCTGACATAGTAATCATGATCCACCCGGACCATCAATACAGTCCCAAATATATACCGCAACTTATCACACCCATTCTGGATGGCAAATGCGACGCGGTATTCGGCTCCAGAATGCTGGGAGGAGAATTTTTTGAGGGAGGAATGCCCCGCTGGAAATTTATAGCCAATGTGTTCCTGACTGCTATCGAAAATATTGTGCTGGGAATGTTCCTGACCGAATGCCATTCAGGCCTAAGGGCCTATTCGGCCAAATATTTGAAGACCATAAAGTTTCAAAAAAATTCCAATGATTTTGTTTTTGATACGGAAATTATTGTGCAGGGAATTCATAATAAACTTAAAATTTATGAAATACCCATAGAAACAAGATATTTTGACGACGCGTCACAAATCGGGTTCGGTAAAAGTTTGAAATACGGGTTATCCATTCTTCTGGTTATGGGAAAATTTATGTTTCACAAACATAAATTAAAAAAATATTCCATTTTATAA
- the earP gene encoding elongation factor P maturation arginine rhamnosyltransferase EarP, with amino-acid sequence MKLKDNNIDIFCQVVDNYGDAGYSYRLARALKLHRTDRQVRLFINELHTLAQLLPELDVTRAQQNIEGVDIIIINDQLVKRIQHLQFASLIIESLSSPVPEVFRKQVYSQSQLIFILEHLTAEPAFEAMHGLSAPTGYDIPRYLIAQGLTAKSAGILIEANLPETVRAASGKQLKWRQKWLKPYADILPFEPETAKTGSLFSYDHDFSSLLCVLQKEIETYVLFILGDLSQQVMREALNQEKAIWLRPDAANLGSIYILFPEMFSQQDYDLLLFTMDFNMVRGEDSLARAILSGKPFLWQAYDQGENYQLVKVNALMQVLENYAENSLVFKNYAELTRAYNWRFSITHCEQPQENYCYFFKNFATIQRWLNRLRGDLLAQGGIIPAMERFVESL; translated from the coding sequence ATGAAACTTAAGGATAATAATATTGATATTTTTTGCCAGGTTGTTGATAATTATGGGGACGCTGGATATTCATACAGACTCGCCCGCGCTCTAAAGCTCCATCGAACTGATCGCCAGGTAAGACTGTTCATTAATGAACTACATACGCTTGCTCAATTACTGCCCGAGTTGGATGTTACCCGGGCACAGCAGAATATTGAAGGCGTGGATATAATTATTATTAATGACCAATTGGTCAAACGCATTCAACATCTGCAATTCGCTTCACTGATCATTGAATCTCTGTCCAGTCCGGTTCCGGAAGTATTTCGTAAACAGGTTTACAGTCAGTCGCAGTTAATTTTTATCCTTGAACATCTTACCGCCGAACCTGCGTTTGAAGCCATGCACGGCCTATCTGCACCTACAGGCTATGATATACCGCGCTATCTGATTGCCCAGGGCTTAACCGCTAAAAGCGCGGGCATTTTGATTGAAGCCAATCTTCCTGAAACAGTGCGAGCAGCTTCCGGTAAACAATTGAAATGGCGACAAAAATGGCTTAAGCCCTATGCCGATATTCTACCTTTTGAACCGGAAACAGCAAAAACAGGCAGCTTGTTTTCCTATGACCATGATTTTTCTTCATTATTGTGTGTTTTACAGAAAGAAATAGAAACTTACGTATTGTTCATACTGGGAGATTTATCCCAGCAGGTAATGCGTGAAGCTCTTAATCAGGAAAAGGCCATTTGGTTGAGGCCTGACGCGGCCAATCTGGGCAGTATCTATATATTATTCCCGGAAATGTTTTCGCAGCAGGACTATGACCTGTTGTTGTTTACTATGGATTTTAATATGGTACGGGGTGAGGACTCACTGGCCAGAGCTATTCTTTCCGGTAAGCCTTTTTTATGGCAGGCCTATGATCAGGGGGAGAATTATCAATTGGTAAAGGTAAACGCGCTAATGCAAGTACTGGAAAATTATGCTGAAAATTCCTTGGTTTTCAAGAATTACGCAGAGCTGACACGTGCTTATAATTGGCGCTTTTCCATTACTCATTGTGAACAGCCTCAGGAAAACTACTGTTATTTTTTTAAAAATTTTGCTACAATACAGCGTTGGCTGAATCGTTTACGTGGTGATTTGTTGGCCCAGGGAGGCATCATTCCAGCTATGGAACGGTTTGTCGAATCTTTGTAA